A stretch of Gossypium hirsutum isolate 1008001.06 chromosome A06, Gossypium_hirsutum_v2.1, whole genome shotgun sequence DNA encodes these proteins:
- the LOC107962237 gene encoding uncharacterized protein isoform X1, whose protein sequence is MSAAVCGSKRSFFEDIPSSPSASVSKKLRRCSPSSPSSVRFAPPPSLLDHLQALFPHMDPELLERALLECGNNIDTAIKRLQELHLGAADATGEKMGPVEELGTTAEQGTVTNNGEAADTTAQIPSAPETLPVDGAEWVDLFVGEMMGASSVDDAKARASKLLEVLEKSISENIAKEAAQSFHKENMMLKEQIQVLIQENTVLKRAVAIQHERQKEYQDKNNELEHLKQLVSQYQDQLRTLEVNNYALTMHLRQAQQSNSIPGRFHPDIF, encoded by the exons ATGTCTGCGGCAGTGTGCGGGAGCAAGAGATCTTTCTTCGAGGATATCCCGTCATCGCCATCGGCTTCTGTCTCTAAGAAGCTCCGGCGCTGCTCGCCTTCGTCTCCTTCTTCTGTTCGTTTTGCTCCGCCGCCTTCTCTCCTTGATCACCTCCAAGCTCTCTTCCCTCATATGGACCCCGAG CTTCTGGAGAGAGCACTACTTGAATGTGGCAACAATATAGACACTGCTATCAAGAGGCTTCAGGAACTTCACTTAGGAGCTGCAGATGCTACAGGGGAAAAGATGGGTCCTGTTGAGGAACTGGGTACAACTGCTGAGCAGG GTACAGTAACCAACAATGGAGAAGCTGCTGATACTACTGCTCAGATTCCATCGGCCCCTGAAACTCTGCCTGTTGATGGTGCAGAATGGGTGGACTTGTTTGTGGGGGAGATGATGGGTGCTTCAAGTGTGGATGATGCCAAAGCCCGTGCCTCTAAACTGCTGGAGGTTCTGGAGAAGTCCATTAGTGAAAACATTGCTAAGGAGGCAGCACAAAGTTTTCATAAG GAGAATATGATGTTGAAGGAACAGATTCAAGTGTTGATTCAAGAAAACACGGTTCTAAAACGTGCTGTGGCTATCCAGCATGAACGCCAAAAGGAGTACCAGGACAAAAACAATGAGTTGGAACACTTGAAGCAGCTGGTTTCTCAGTATCAGGATCAGTTGCGGACTCTAGAG GTAAATAACTATGCCTTAACGATGCATTTGAGGCAGGCACAGCAAAGCAATTCCATCCCTGGGCGTTTCCACCCAGATATTTTCTAG
- the LOC107962237 gene encoding uncharacterized protein isoform X2 → MSAAVCGSKRSFFEDIPSSPSASVSKKLRRCSPSSPSSVRFAPPPSLLDHLQALFPHMDPELLERALLECGNNIDTAIKRLQELHLGAADATGEKMGPVEELGTTAEQGTVTNNGEAADTTAQIPSAPETLPVDGAEWVDLFVGEMMGASSVDDAKARASKLLEVLEKSISENIAKEAAQSFHKNMMLKEQIQVLIQENTVLKRAVAIQHERQKEYQDKNNELEHLKQLVSQYQDQLRTLEVNNYALTMHLRQAQQSNSIPGRFHPDIF, encoded by the exons ATGTCTGCGGCAGTGTGCGGGAGCAAGAGATCTTTCTTCGAGGATATCCCGTCATCGCCATCGGCTTCTGTCTCTAAGAAGCTCCGGCGCTGCTCGCCTTCGTCTCCTTCTTCTGTTCGTTTTGCTCCGCCGCCTTCTCTCCTTGATCACCTCCAAGCTCTCTTCCCTCATATGGACCCCGAG CTTCTGGAGAGAGCACTACTTGAATGTGGCAACAATATAGACACTGCTATCAAGAGGCTTCAGGAACTTCACTTAGGAGCTGCAGATGCTACAGGGGAAAAGATGGGTCCTGTTGAGGAACTGGGTACAACTGCTGAGCAGG GTACAGTAACCAACAATGGAGAAGCTGCTGATACTACTGCTCAGATTCCATCGGCCCCTGAAACTCTGCCTGTTGATGGTGCAGAATGGGTGGACTTGTTTGTGGGGGAGATGATGGGTGCTTCAAGTGTGGATGATGCCAAAGCCCGTGCCTCTAAACTGCTGGAGGTTCTGGAGAAGTCCATTAGTGAAAACATTGCTAAGGAGGCAGCACAAAGTTTTCATAAG AATATGATGTTGAAGGAACAGATTCAAGTGTTGATTCAAGAAAACACGGTTCTAAAACGTGCTGTGGCTATCCAGCATGAACGCCAAAAGGAGTACCAGGACAAAAACAATGAGTTGGAACACTTGAAGCAGCTGGTTTCTCAGTATCAGGATCAGTTGCGGACTCTAGAG GTAAATAACTATGCCTTAACGATGCATTTGAGGCAGGCACAGCAAAGCAATTCCATCCCTGGGCGTTTCCACCCAGATATTTTCTAG